The following proteins come from a genomic window of Lolium rigidum isolate FL_2022 chromosome 5, APGP_CSIRO_Lrig_0.1, whole genome shotgun sequence:
- the LOC124657621 gene encoding putative ripening-related protein 7, whose translation MASSTEVAVLFVILVSLQVSCAVSRQHSPGTFLVNIPATMTVNGFQEGEGGGGPAACDGQYHSDEEFIVSLSSEWFDGGARCGKLIRIQDSSNLHISATVVDECGDCDGEVGASAHIWRNFRLDPSLGDRCNLHK comes from the coding sequence ATGGCCAGCTCCACCGAGGTCGCCGTACTTTTCGTCATCCTTGTTTCTCTGCAGGTGTCGTGCGCCGTTTCCCGGCAACACAGTCCAGGGACGTTTCTTGTCAACATCCCGGCGACGATGACGGTGAACGGCTTCCAGGAGGGCGAGGGGGGCGGCGGGCCGGCGGCGTGCGACGGCCAGTACCACAGCGACGAGGAATTCATAGTTTCGCTGTCCTCTGAGTGGTTCGACGGCGGGGCCAGGTGCGGCAAGCTGATCCGCATCCAGGACTCATCCAACCTTCACATCAGCGCCACGGTCGTGGACGAGTGCGGCGACTGCGACGGCGAGGTGGGTGCGTCCGCCCACATCTGGCGTAACTTCCGGCTCGACCCAAGCCTCGGCGACcggtgcaacctacacaaataA